One part of the Streptomyces lydicus genome encodes these proteins:
- a CDS encoding nucleotidyltransferase domain-containing protein: MTDDETTLQLLDRFVSAVRSLPSVRAVWAHGSLAGGDYQPGRSDLDLIAVLDHRYRAAEESRVAGLHEDLARAVPLAAKLHCSYAAVDEWGDPAQDHLTWAHEELMCRPVSPVTRRELHEFGKVLHGPPPAGLVPPVTDRQLAAYVIDDLRTFWRPALQHQERWLLDAWVDLGLLTLARASVTLRTGRLITKAAALDVLAELHAPTAVVEDIRRRRYGPAVPASPEWLEQRARLTRAFLSTALDEV, from the coding sequence ATGACGGACGACGAGACGACCCTTCAGCTGCTCGACCGCTTTGTCAGCGCGGTGCGGTCCCTCCCTTCGGTGCGGGCCGTGTGGGCGCACGGCTCGCTCGCCGGCGGCGACTACCAGCCGGGGCGCAGCGACCTCGACCTGATCGCGGTGCTCGACCACCGCTACCGGGCAGCGGAGGAGAGCCGAGTGGCCGGGCTGCACGAGGACCTGGCACGAGCCGTCCCCCTGGCGGCGAAGCTGCACTGCAGCTACGCCGCCGTGGACGAGTGGGGCGACCCCGCACAGGACCATCTGACCTGGGCACACGAAGAGTTGATGTGCCGTCCGGTCAGCCCGGTGACCCGCCGTGAGCTGCACGAGTTCGGGAAGGTCCTGCACGGGCCCCCTCCGGCGGGGCTGGTGCCGCCCGTCACCGACCGCCAGTTGGCCGCATACGTCATCGACGACCTGCGGACCTTCTGGCGCCCGGCGCTGCAGCATCAGGAGCGATGGCTGCTCGACGCCTGGGTCGACCTGGGGCTCCTCACGCTGGCACGGGCGAGCGTGACCCTGCGCACCGGCCGGCTGATCACCAAGGCGGCGGCCCTCGACGTGCTGGCCGAGCTCCACGCGCCCACGGCGGTGGTGGAGGACATCCGCCGACGCCGATACGGACCTGCGGTACCGGCGTCACCGGAGTGGTTGGAGCAACGGGCCCGTCTGACCCGCGCCTTCCTCAGCACCGCGCTCGACGAGGTGTGA
- a CDS encoding MFS transporter encodes MVRAGSPQADRPGRPTATGRRSLAPLLAVCAGYFMVILDVTVINVAVPVVGRELSASLTGIQWITDGYTLVFAGLLLTGGALGDRLGNRRIFCTGVVVFTVASAACGLAGNAGFLVAARLLEGLGAALIVPGSLALLQQSYPSPAERARAFGLWGSMAGIAASAGPLLGGLLVTTVGWRWVFFINLPVGCACLLLTLRRVAASARRPDRAVDWPAQCALIVTVALLTAVLNEAGRRGWTDPLILVGAGLCLLTAAGFVLRERLARAPVLPLRLLRSRPMSGGAAIGLLFNFAFYGMIFTASLSFQHHRGLTALRTGLALFPAVAMTMFASVLSGRLARRTGHRPLVVTGMLLGAVGLAGWAAAGPNPDYLLLVAPMMAAGFGTSFALTGTTATVMTAAPDTYSGTASALFNTTRQVGSAAGVALGGSLLAAAGGFTTGLRISMAIGAAAYLTAAALALFCIPRGHPVASPTLRPDEASDRG; translated from the coding sequence ATGGTGCGCGCCGGCAGTCCCCAGGCCGATCGTCCGGGCCGGCCCACGGCTACGGGCCGCCGGTCCCTGGCCCCGCTGCTCGCGGTCTGTGCGGGCTACTTCATGGTCATCCTGGACGTGACCGTCATCAACGTTGCCGTTCCGGTGGTGGGGCGGGAGCTGTCGGCCTCACTCACCGGCATCCAGTGGATCACGGACGGCTACACCCTGGTCTTCGCCGGCCTGCTGCTCACCGGCGGCGCGCTGGGGGACCGGCTGGGCAACCGCCGGATCTTCTGCACCGGGGTGGTGGTCTTCACCGTCGCCTCGGCGGCCTGCGGCCTGGCCGGGAACGCCGGGTTCCTGGTCGCCGCCCGGCTGTTGGAAGGACTCGGCGCGGCGTTGATCGTGCCCGGCTCCCTCGCACTCCTCCAACAGTCCTATCCCTCACCCGCCGAGCGGGCCCGGGCCTTCGGCCTGTGGGGTTCCATGGCGGGCATCGCCGCCTCCGCCGGCCCCCTCCTGGGCGGCCTGCTGGTCACCACCGTGGGCTGGCGCTGGGTGTTCTTCATCAATCTGCCCGTCGGCTGCGCCTGCCTGCTGCTGACGCTGCGTCGGGTGGCCGCTTCGGCCCGGCGGCCGGACCGAGCGGTGGACTGGCCGGCCCAGTGCGCGCTGATCGTGACGGTGGCCCTGCTGACCGCCGTGCTCAACGAGGCCGGACGGCGCGGCTGGACGGACCCCCTGATCCTCGTCGGCGCCGGCCTGTGCCTGCTGACGGCCGCCGGGTTCGTCCTGCGCGAGCGCCTGGCCCGCGCGCCCGTGCTGCCCCTGCGACTGCTGCGCTCCCGCCCGATGAGCGGGGGAGCGGCCATCGGCCTGCTGTTCAACTTCGCCTTCTACGGCATGATCTTCACCGCCAGCCTCTCCTTCCAGCACCACCGCGGGCTGACCGCGCTGCGCACCGGACTCGCGCTCTTCCCGGCGGTGGCCATGACGATGTTCGCCTCCGTCCTGTCCGGGCGGCTGGCGCGCCGTACGGGCCACCGCCCGCTCGTGGTCACCGGCATGCTCCTGGGCGCGGTGGGACTGGCCGGCTGGGCCGCCGCCGGGCCGAACCCGGACTACCTGCTGCTCGTGGCGCCCATGATGGCGGCCGGCTTCGGCACCTCCTTCGCCCTCACCGGCACCACCGCGACCGTCATGACGGCCGCCCCGGACACCTACTCCGGCACCGCGTCCGCGCTGTTCAACACCACCCGCCAGGTCGGCAGTGCCGCGGGCGTCGCGCTGGGTGGCTCCCTGCTGGCCGCCGCGGGCGGCTTCACCACCGGGCTCCGGATCAGCATGGCCATCGGCGCCGCGGCGTACCTGACGGCCGCCGCCCTCGCGCTCTTCTGCATCCCCCGAGGGCACCCCGTCGCGTCGCCGACGTTGCGACCTGACGAGGCATCAGATCGAGGCTGA
- a CDS encoding TIGR03086 family metal-binding protein, which produces MNAIDSRPQFLGALEQLEKLVRGLDPALLDHPTPCDAYDLRGLLGHTIGAIHRIAYIGEGGRGLDLPAAAGRIADTDWGGAAGRACARAAAAWADDDKLDREFEVPWGVVTGRLALSGYLMEIVTHTWDIAQVIAPETQLDEDLARTAFTLAQKILPAEPRGGEVPFAEVHPVPDDADIHRRLAAWLGRAV; this is translated from the coding sequence ATGAACGCAATCGACTCCCGTCCCCAGTTCCTCGGCGCCCTGGAGCAGTTGGAGAAGCTGGTGCGCGGCCTCGACCCGGCACTCCTCGACCACCCCACCCCCTGCGACGCGTACGACCTGAGGGGGCTGCTCGGCCACACCATCGGCGCGATCCACCGCATCGCCTACATCGGCGAGGGCGGTCGCGGCCTGGACCTCCCCGCGGCGGCCGGGCGGATCGCCGACACCGACTGGGGCGGCGCTGCCGGCCGGGCCTGCGCCCGCGCGGCCGCGGCCTGGGCGGACGACGACAAGCTCGACCGGGAATTCGAGGTGCCGTGGGGCGTGGTCACGGGCCGGCTCGCCCTGAGCGGCTATCTGATGGAGATCGTCACCCACACCTGGGACATCGCCCAGGTCATCGCCCCCGAGACGCAGCTGGACGAGGACCTGGCCCGCACGGCCTTCACCCTCGCCCAGAAGATCCTGCCGGCCGAGCCGCGCGGCGGCGAGGTCCCCTTCGCCGAGGTCCACCCGGTCCCGGACGACGCCGACATCCACCGCCGTCTGGCCGCCTGGCTCGGCCGCGCCGTCTGA
- a CDS encoding DNA-3-methyladenine glycosylase family protein, with product MTDTTSFEAGAFAARAETAAESRPATERAPARSATGAATAPAPAHSRTLRLAARPPFSFSASLAFLHAFPAMTGQQGTAHDTLTLALRENGTTLGARVTAAPDAPAVDCVLTAASPLGDATAEAAADRLSCHLGLTDDLTEFYRLARLDRPFSRVVERLHGYHQVLFPSPRELLCWAILCQRVPLPVARKMKQALVEAAGNRITVDGEPRWAFPDAEQLAGFDAPTLQRLIGNQRKAGYLHRAIRQWLDLDESFLRTGPYDEVRDQLLRLAGIGPWSASFLLIRGLGRTEHLTPDKEMIRAAQRVYGYDFDDAAFAARTAHYGRHQGYWGHYLRVGS from the coding sequence ATGACCGACACCACATCCTTCGAGGCAGGGGCGTTCGCCGCCCGGGCCGAAACCGCCGCGGAGTCCCGGCCGGCCACCGAGCGGGCACCTGCCCGGAGCGCGACCGGGGCGGCCACCGCACCGGCGCCCGCCCACTCGCGCACCCTTCGGCTGGCGGCCCGGCCCCCCTTCTCCTTCTCCGCCTCCCTCGCCTTCCTCCACGCGTTCCCCGCCATGACGGGACAGCAGGGCACGGCGCACGACACCCTGACGCTGGCCCTGCGGGAGAACGGCACGACCCTGGGCGCCCGCGTGACGGCGGCCCCCGACGCACCGGCCGTCGACTGCGTCCTCACCGCCGCTTCGCCCCTCGGCGACGCCACCGCCGAGGCTGCCGCGGACCGGCTCTCCTGTCACCTCGGCCTCACCGACGACCTCACCGAGTTCTACCGCCTGGCCCGCCTCGACCGGCCGTTCTCCCGCGTCGTGGAGCGCCTCCACGGCTACCACCAGGTCCTGTTCCCCTCGCCGCGGGAGCTGCTGTGCTGGGCGATCCTCTGCCAGCGCGTCCCCCTGCCGGTGGCCAGGAAGATGAAACAGGCCCTCGTCGAAGCGGCCGGCAACCGCATCACCGTCGACGGCGAACCCCGCTGGGCCTTCCCCGACGCCGAACAACTCGCCGGCTTCGACGCACCCACCCTCCAGCGCCTCATCGGGAACCAGCGCAAGGCCGGCTACCTCCACCGCGCGATCCGCCAGTGGCTCGACCTGGACGAGTCCTTCCTGCGCACCGGCCCGTACGACGAGGTCCGCGACCAGCTCCTGCGCCTCGCCGGCATCGGCCCCTGGTCGGCTTCCTTCCTCCTCATCCGGGGCCTCGGCCGCACCGAACACCTCACCCCCGACAAGGAAATGATCCGCGCCGCCCAACGCGTCTACGGCTACGACTTCGATGACGCCGCCTTTGCCGCCCGCACCGCCCATTACGGCCGCCACCAGGGCTACTGGGGCCACTACCTGAGGGTCGGCAGCTGA